A genomic segment from Microbulbifer elongatus encodes:
- a CDS encoding DUF2750 domain-containing protein produces MEFEPLGDDFEENCARFLPEAVEQGCVWALEGEEGFALCESERRADTDVMPFWSQREFAEAHIADDWAGYQVVPVDLEEFMDDWLEGMHEDVLLVGINWNDEMEGEEIEPLDLLEQLEQELD; encoded by the coding sequence ATGGAATTCGAACCTCTCGGAGACGACTTTGAGGAAAACTGCGCCCGCTTTCTGCCCGAGGCAGTAGAGCAGGGCTGTGTGTGGGCATTAGAAGGGGAAGAGGGCTTCGCCCTGTGTGAATCGGAGCGTCGTGCCGATACTGACGTGATGCCCTTCTGGTCCCAGCGGGAGTTTGCCGAAGCGCATATCGCCGACGACTGGGCCGGCTACCAGGTGGTCCCCGTCGACCTCGAAGAATTTATGGACGACTGGCTCGAGGGCATGCACGAAGACGTCCTCCTCGTCGGCATCAACTGGAACGATGAAATGGAAGGGGAGGAGATCGAGCCTCTCGATCTGCTGGAACAGCTGGAGCAGGAACTCGACTGA
- a CDS encoding VOC family protein yields the protein MSQFSGVQSVIYGVSNLEEAKAWYTTLLEVEPYFEAECYVGFNVGGFELGLDPNARNVISRADGVVAYWGVADIAAQVERMNGLGARQHGEIVDVGEGILMASFLDPFGNVFGLIQNPHFKLTSTSTQDPSD from the coding sequence ATGAGTCAGTTTTCAGGGGTACAGAGCGTCATCTACGGCGTCAGTAATCTGGAAGAAGCCAAAGCGTGGTATACCACCCTGCTGGAAGTGGAGCCCTACTTTGAAGCCGAGTGCTACGTCGGCTTCAATGTGGGCGGCTTCGAACTGGGGTTGGACCCCAACGCGCGCAACGTGATCAGCCGTGCCGATGGCGTGGTCGCCTACTGGGGAGTTGCGGATATTGCCGCCCAGGTCGAACGTATGAATGGTCTGGGGGCGCGCCAGCACGGCGAGATTGTCGATGTGGGGGAGGGCATATTGATGGCCAGTTTCCTCGATCCATTCGGCAATGTGTTTGGACTCATCCAGAATCCACACTTTAAACTGACGTCTACATCCACCCAGGACCCGTCTGACTGA
- a CDS encoding M48 family metallopeptidase, which produces MTGDLFTFEDVSYRLARSPRRKRLGLVVTDKGAEVRIPQRCAERHGHQFLRENIHWVREQLRGVAQRKAQVPEHHFAFGARFPWLGKTLELDRAACAADAGIRDGYIQLYSRVREPDEAQIQAALQKLYQREALQLLTDKSQYFAGLLGLRFSSVKVRRTRSKWGHCTIRGELQYNWLVCLAPEPVVDYLVIHEVCHLQHHNHSREFWALVASLCPDYKRLRRWLKENGHTLQL; this is translated from the coding sequence GTGACCGGGGATCTGTTTACTTTTGAGGATGTGTCCTACCGCCTGGCCCGCTCACCACGTCGCAAGCGGCTGGGGCTGGTGGTCACGGATAAGGGCGCGGAAGTGCGGATTCCCCAGCGCTGCGCGGAGCGTCACGGGCACCAGTTTCTACGCGAAAATATCCACTGGGTGCGGGAGCAGTTGCGCGGTGTGGCGCAGCGCAAGGCACAGGTGCCGGAGCATCATTTTGCGTTTGGTGCACGCTTCCCGTGGCTCGGAAAAACCCTCGAGCTGGACCGCGCCGCCTGCGCGGCGGATGCGGGCATTCGCGACGGTTATATCCAGCTTTACAGCCGTGTGCGCGAACCGGATGAGGCTCAGATTCAGGCTGCGCTACAGAAACTCTACCAGCGCGAAGCCCTGCAACTCCTCACGGACAAATCCCAATATTTCGCCGGTCTGCTGGGGCTTAGATTTTCTTCGGTAAAAGTCCGCCGCACCCGCAGCAAGTGGGGGCACTGCACCATCCGTGGAGAACTGCAATATAACTGGCTGGTATGCCTGGCCCCCGAGCCTGTTGTGGATTACCTGGTGATTCACGAGGTCTGCCATCTTCAACACCACAATCACAGCCGGGAATTCTGGGCGTTGGTCGCGAGTCTTTGTCCGGACTACAAACGGTTGCGGCGGTGGCTTAAGGAGAACGGCCACACTTTACAGCTGTAG